One Hemitrygon akajei chromosome 11, sHemAka1.3, whole genome shotgun sequence DNA segment encodes these proteins:
- the LOC140735167 gene encoding immunoglobulin lambda-1 light chain-like: MSPVLLLLLALMVHLPGILAVVILNQTPVSGPVSAGQTARLECRIQNGNVGSYDAAWDRHRPGKRPEGVIYHGTSNTIYRGPGITERFQPSRDTSANSHILTIGNLEPGDSAVYYCTVWESNIGWVYGPGTILEIKSSESRKPSVLLLPPSPEETGSGSATLSCLVSGFKPGLVALRWSVDGMETESGVTTGAVSTDTDQTYRLSSYLRVPVAAWNKGSSYSCSVSHSSLSSPLRNTISSSACAQ, translated from the exons ATGTCGCCAGTACTGCTTCTCCTGTTGGCTCTAATGGTCCATTTACCAG GTATCCTGGCGGTCGTAATCCTCAATCAGACCCCAGTGTCCGGTCCTGTCTCTGCGGGACAGACTGCCCGCTTAGAGTGCCGAATACAGAACGGAAACGTTGGAAGTTACGATGCTGCGTGGGACCGACATCGTCCCGGGAAGAGACCGGAGGGAGTAATATATCATGGCACAAGCAATACCATTTACAGAGGACCCGGCATCACTGAACGTTTCCAACCGTCCAGAGACACCTCCGCCAACAGTCACATCCTGACCATCGGCAACTTGGAGCCCGGCGACTCGGCCGTCTATTACTGCACAGTGTGGGAGAGTAACATAGGTTGGGTCTACGGGCCGGGGACGATCCTGGAGATAAAGA GTAGCGAGAGCAGAAAGCCCTCAGTTctcctgctccctccctccccgGAGGAAACCGGCTCGGGTTCTGCCACTCTATCCTGCCTCGTGAGCGGCTTTAAGCCTGGATTGGTCGCGCTGCGCTGGAGCGTGGATGGCATGGAGACGGAGAGCGGGGTGACGACAGGCGCCGTGTCTACGGACACCGACCAGACCTACAGACTAAGCAGTTACCTGCGGGTTCCCGTCGCTGCCTGGAACAAGGGCTCGAGCTATTCCTGCAGCGTGAGCCACAGCTCGCTCAGCTCGCCGCTGCGCAACACCATCTCTTCGTCCGCCTGTGCGCAGTGA